A part of Calonectris borealis chromosome 30, bCalBor7.hap1.2, whole genome shotgun sequence genomic DNA contains:
- the PFKM gene encoding ATP-dependent 6-phosphofructokinase, muscle type isoform X1, with translation MPGRGHPPPQPAGPSLPPGAPFRGRRGGGCQSAGASGTGGTSPPFPPFFSFFFLIFLPNFPLFPAKKMAQTPLGHGHAESLGAGKAIAVLTSGGDAQGMNAAVRAAVRVGIYTGAKVYFVHEGYQGLVDGGDNIKEATWESVSMMLQLGGTVIGSARCQDFRTHEGRLKAARNLVKRGITNLCVIGGDGSLTGADTFRAEWSSLLAELVKMGGITAEEAKKSSHLNIVGMVGSIDNDFCGTDMTIGTDSALHRITEIVDAITTTAQSHQRTFVLEVMGRHCGYLALITALACGADWVFIPESPPEDDWEDHLCRRLTETRLGGSRLNIIIVAEGAIDKHGKAITSDDIKTLVVKRLGYDTRVTILGHVQRGGTPSAFDRILGSRMGVEAVMALLEGTPDTPACVVSLSGNQAVRLPLMECVQLTKDVTTAMNEGRFDDALKLRGRSFQNNWNVYKLLAHIRPPSTKSGYTLAVLNVGAPAAGMNAAVRSTVRIGLIHGHQMLAVHDGFEGLAYGKVEEISWERVGGWTGLGGSKLGTKRTLPKKYFEEISTNISNFGIHGLIIIGGFEVSGEAVAAGGGQLPAPGTPPTPPRHPPDTPQAFTGSLELMEGRAKYEELCIPLCIIPATVSNNVPGSDFSIGADTALNTITTTCDRIKQSAAGTKRRVFIIETMGGFCGYLATMAGLAAGADAAYIYEEHFNIRDLQVNVEHLTEKMKTTVKRGLVLRNERCNENYTTDFIYNVYSEEGKGIFDCRKNVLGHMQQGGTPTPFDRNFGTKMGAKAVAWITGKIKECSRHGRIFANTADSACLLGMRKRSLVFQPITELKEQTDFEHRIPKEQWWLKLRPILKILAKYNIELDTSEKAHLEHITRKGISLESNI, from the exons ATGCCAgggaggggacacccccccccgcagccagCGGGGCCGTCCCTCCCCCCGGGGGCCCCATTtaggggccggcggggcggcgggtgcCAGTCGGCGGGTGCCAGCGGGACGGGGGGCACCTCGCCGCCCTTcccaccctttttttcttttttttttttgatttttttacccaattttcctctttttccagccAAGAAGATGGCGCAGACGCCGCTGGGACACGGCCACGCCGAGAGCCTGGGCGCCGGCAAAGCCATCGCCGTCCTCACCTCCGGGGGGGACGCCCAGG GCATGAACGCGGCCGTCCGTGCGGCGGTGCGGGTGGGCATCTACACCGGCGCCAAGGTCTACTTCGTGCACGAG GGCTACCAAGGGCTGGTGGACGGTGGGGACAACATCAAGGAGGCCACGTGGGAGAGCGTCTCCATGATGCTACAGCTG GGGGGTACGGTCATCGGTAGCGCCCGGTGTCAGGATTTTCGGACGCACGAGGGACGCCTGAAAGCCGCCCGGAACCTGGTAAAACGCGGCATCACCAACCTCTGCGTCATCGGCGGCGACGGCAGCCTCACCGGCGCCGATACCTTTCGGGCCGAGTGGAGCAGCCTCTTGGCCGAGCTGGTGAAAATgg GGGGGATCACAGCGGAGGAGGCGAAGAAATCGAGTCACCTGAACATCGTGGGCATGGTGGGCTCCATCGACAACGACTTCTGCGGCACTGACATGACCATCGGCACCGACTCGGCGCTGCACCGTATCACGGAGATCGTGGATGCCATCACCACCACGGCCCAGAG CCACCAACGGACCTTCGTGTTGGAGGTGATGGGTCGCCACTGCGG CTACCTGGCGCTCATCACTGCCCTGGCCTGCGGCGCCGACTGGGTCTTCATCCCCGAGTCCCCTCCTGAGGACGACTGGGAAGACCACTTGTGCCGGCGGCTGACGGAG acccgcCTGGGCGGCTCAAGGCTGAACATCATCATCGTGGCCGAGGGCGCCATCGACAAGCACGGCAAGGCCATCACCTCCGACGATATCAAAACC CTGGTGGTGAAGCGTTTGGGATACGACACCCGCGTCACCATCTTGGGCCACGTCCAGCGCGGCGGGACGCCCTCCGCCTTCGACCGCATCCTG ggcaGCCGGATGGGTGTTGAAGCTGTCATGGCTCTGCTGGAGGGGACCCCCGACACCCCCGCCTGCGTCGTCAGCCTCTCGGGCAACCAAGCCGTGCGCCTGCCCCTTATGGAGTGCGTCCAGTTG ACCAAAGACGTGACGACGGCGATGAACGAGGGGCGCTTCGACGACGCCCTGAAGCTGCGGGGCCG GAGTTTCCAAAACAACTGGAACGTGTACAAGCTGCTGGCACACATCCGCCCCCCCTCCACCAAG AGCGGCTACACGCTGGCCGTGCTCAACGTGGGCGCCCCGGCCGCCGGCATGAACGCGGCCGTCAGGTCGACCGTGCGGATCGGCCTCATCCACGGGCACCAGATGCTGGCGGTGCACGACGGCTTCGAAGGGCTCGCCTACGGGAAG GTGGAAGAGATCAGCTGGGAGAGGGTCGGCGGCTGGACGGGGCTGGGAGGATCCAAACTGGGGACGAAGAG GACCTTGCCcaagaaatattttgaggaaatCAGCACCAACATCAGCAACTTTGGCATCCACGGGCTGATCATCATCGGCGGCTTCGAGGTGAGCGGGGAAGCGGTGGCGGCAGGGGGTGGGCAGCTGCCGGCACCCggcacccccccaacacccccccgacacccccccgACACCCCGCAGGCTTTCACGGGCAGCCTGGAGCTGATGGAGGGGAGGGCCAAGTACGAGGAGCTCTGCATCCCGCTCTGCATCATCCCCGCCACCGTCTCCAACAACGTCCCCGGCTCCGACTTCAGCATCGGCGCCGACACCGCGCTCAACACCATCACCACG ACCTGTGACCGCATCAAGCAGTCGGCAGCCGGGACCAAGCGCCGCGTCTTCATCATCGAGACCATGGGCGGCTTCTGTGGCTACTTGGCCACCATGGCGGGGCTGGCGGCCGGCGCCGATGCTGCCTACATCTACGAGGAGCACTTCAACATCCGCGACCTGCAG GTCAACGTGGAGCATTTAACCGAGAAGATGAAGACGACGGTGAAGAGGGGGCTGGTGCTCAG GAACGAGCGGTGCAACGAGAACTACACCACCGACTTCATCTACAACGTCTACTCGGAGGAAGGGAAGGGCATCTTCGACTGCCGGAAAAACGTCCTGGGACACATGCAGCAG GGCGGCACCCCGACCCCCTTCGACAGGAATTTCGGCACCAAAATGGGTGCCAAGGCGGTGGCCTGGATCACCGGGAAGATCAAGGAGTGCTCCCGACACG GTCGGATCTTTGCCAACACGGCCGACTCGGCTTGTCTGCTGGGCATGCGCAAGCGCAGCCTCGTCTTCCAGCCCATCACCGAGCTCAAGGAGCAGACGGACTTCGA GCACCGCATCCCGAAGGAACAGTGGTGGCTGAAGCTTCGTCCCATCCTAAAAATCCTGGCCAAGTACAACATCGAGCTGGACACCTCGgagaaagcccacctggagcacATCACGCGCAAGGGGATCTCGCTCGAGTCCAACATCTAA
- the PFKM gene encoding ATP-dependent 6-phosphofructokinase, muscle type isoform X2, which translates to MPGRGHPPPQPAGPSLPPGAPFRGRRGGGCQSAGASGTGGTSPPFPPFFSFFFLIFLPNFPLFPAKKMAQTPLGHGHAESLGAGKAIAVLTSGGDAQGMNAAVRAAVRVGIYTGAKVYFVHEGYQGLVDGGDNIKEATWESVSMMLQLGGTVIGSARCQDFRTHEGRLKAARNLVKRGITNLCVIGGDGSLTGADTFRAEWSSLLAELVKMGGITAEEAKKSSHLNIVGMVGSIDNDFCGTDMTIGTDSALHRITEIVDAITTTAQSHQRTFVLEVMGRHCGYLALITALACGADWVFIPESPPEDDWEDHLCRRLTETRLGGSRLNIIIVAEGAIDKHGKAITSDDIKTLVVKRLGYDTRVTILGHVQRGGTPSAFDRILGSRMGVEAVMALLEGTPDTPACVVSLSGNQAVRLPLMECVQLTKDVTTAMNEGRFDDALKLRGRSFQNNWNVYKLLAHIRPPSTKSGYTLAVLNVGAPAAGMNAAVRSTVRIGLIHGHQMLAVHDGFEGLAYGKVEEISWERVGGWTGLGGSKLGTKRTLPKKYFEEISTNISNFGIHGLIIIGGFEAFTGSLELMEGRAKYEELCIPLCIIPATVSNNVPGSDFSIGADTALNTITTTCDRIKQSAAGTKRRVFIIETMGGFCGYLATMAGLAAGADAAYIYEEHFNIRDLQVNVEHLTEKMKTTVKRGLVLRNERCNENYTTDFIYNVYSEEGKGIFDCRKNVLGHMQQGGTPTPFDRNFGTKMGAKAVAWITGKIKECSRHGGCHTGSGGVLCLVSKAPPPFPTAKSKPPSLSRGARVFRYLNAKGSPADFGGCSPLLKGPKH; encoded by the exons ATGCCAgggaggggacacccccccccgcagccagCGGGGCCGTCCCTCCCCCCGGGGGCCCCATTtaggggccggcggggcggcgggtgcCAGTCGGCGGGTGCCAGCGGGACGGGGGGCACCTCGCCGCCCTTcccaccctttttttcttttttttttttgatttttttacccaattttcctctttttccagccAAGAAGATGGCGCAGACGCCGCTGGGACACGGCCACGCCGAGAGCCTGGGCGCCGGCAAAGCCATCGCCGTCCTCACCTCCGGGGGGGACGCCCAGG GCATGAACGCGGCCGTCCGTGCGGCGGTGCGGGTGGGCATCTACACCGGCGCCAAGGTCTACTTCGTGCACGAG GGCTACCAAGGGCTGGTGGACGGTGGGGACAACATCAAGGAGGCCACGTGGGAGAGCGTCTCCATGATGCTACAGCTG GGGGGTACGGTCATCGGTAGCGCCCGGTGTCAGGATTTTCGGACGCACGAGGGACGCCTGAAAGCCGCCCGGAACCTGGTAAAACGCGGCATCACCAACCTCTGCGTCATCGGCGGCGACGGCAGCCTCACCGGCGCCGATACCTTTCGGGCCGAGTGGAGCAGCCTCTTGGCCGAGCTGGTGAAAATgg GGGGGATCACAGCGGAGGAGGCGAAGAAATCGAGTCACCTGAACATCGTGGGCATGGTGGGCTCCATCGACAACGACTTCTGCGGCACTGACATGACCATCGGCACCGACTCGGCGCTGCACCGTATCACGGAGATCGTGGATGCCATCACCACCACGGCCCAGAG CCACCAACGGACCTTCGTGTTGGAGGTGATGGGTCGCCACTGCGG CTACCTGGCGCTCATCACTGCCCTGGCCTGCGGCGCCGACTGGGTCTTCATCCCCGAGTCCCCTCCTGAGGACGACTGGGAAGACCACTTGTGCCGGCGGCTGACGGAG acccgcCTGGGCGGCTCAAGGCTGAACATCATCATCGTGGCCGAGGGCGCCATCGACAAGCACGGCAAGGCCATCACCTCCGACGATATCAAAACC CTGGTGGTGAAGCGTTTGGGATACGACACCCGCGTCACCATCTTGGGCCACGTCCAGCGCGGCGGGACGCCCTCCGCCTTCGACCGCATCCTG ggcaGCCGGATGGGTGTTGAAGCTGTCATGGCTCTGCTGGAGGGGACCCCCGACACCCCCGCCTGCGTCGTCAGCCTCTCGGGCAACCAAGCCGTGCGCCTGCCCCTTATGGAGTGCGTCCAGTTG ACCAAAGACGTGACGACGGCGATGAACGAGGGGCGCTTCGACGACGCCCTGAAGCTGCGGGGCCG GAGTTTCCAAAACAACTGGAACGTGTACAAGCTGCTGGCACACATCCGCCCCCCCTCCACCAAG AGCGGCTACACGCTGGCCGTGCTCAACGTGGGCGCCCCGGCCGCCGGCATGAACGCGGCCGTCAGGTCGACCGTGCGGATCGGCCTCATCCACGGGCACCAGATGCTGGCGGTGCACGACGGCTTCGAAGGGCTCGCCTACGGGAAG GTGGAAGAGATCAGCTGGGAGAGGGTCGGCGGCTGGACGGGGCTGGGAGGATCCAAACTGGGGACGAAGAG GACCTTGCCcaagaaatattttgaggaaatCAGCACCAACATCAGCAACTTTGGCATCCACGGGCTGATCATCATCGGCGGCTTCGAG GCTTTCACGGGCAGCCTGGAGCTGATGGAGGGGAGGGCCAAGTACGAGGAGCTCTGCATCCCGCTCTGCATCATCCCCGCCACCGTCTCCAACAACGTCCCCGGCTCCGACTTCAGCATCGGCGCCGACACCGCGCTCAACACCATCACCACG ACCTGTGACCGCATCAAGCAGTCGGCAGCCGGGACCAAGCGCCGCGTCTTCATCATCGAGACCATGGGCGGCTTCTGTGGCTACTTGGCCACCATGGCGGGGCTGGCGGCCGGCGCCGATGCTGCCTACATCTACGAGGAGCACTTCAACATCCGCGACCTGCAG GTCAACGTGGAGCATTTAACCGAGAAGATGAAGACGACGGTGAAGAGGGGGCTGGTGCTCAG GAACGAGCGGTGCAACGAGAACTACACCACCGACTTCATCTACAACGTCTACTCGGAGGAAGGGAAGGGCATCTTCGACTGCCGGAAAAACGTCCTGGGACACATGCAGCAG GGCGGCACCCCGACCCCCTTCGACAGGAATTTCGGCACCAAAATGGGTGCCAAGGCGGTGGCCTGGATCACCGGGAAGATCAAGGAGTGCTCCCGACACGGTGGGTGCCACACCGGGAGCGGGGGGGTTCTCTGCCTTGTTTCCAAAGcccccccacccttccccacAGCCAAAAGCAAACCCCCGTCTCTTTCCCGAGGTGCACGCGTGTTCCGATATCTCAATGCAAAGGGCTCCCCTGCAGATTTTGGGGGGTGCTCTCCTCTCCTGAAGGGTCCAAAACACTGA
- the PFKM gene encoding ATP-dependent 6-phosphofructokinase, muscle type isoform X3 encodes MAQTPLGHGHAESLGAGKAIAVLTSGGDAQGMNAAVRAAVRVGIYTGAKVYFVHEGYQGLVDGGDNIKEATWESVSMMLQLGGTVIGSARCQDFRTHEGRLKAARNLVKRGITNLCVIGGDGSLTGADTFRAEWSSLLAELVKMGGITAEEAKKSSHLNIVGMVGSIDNDFCGTDMTIGTDSALHRITEIVDAITTTAQSHQRTFVLEVMGRHCGYLALITALACGADWVFIPESPPEDDWEDHLCRRLTETRLGGSRLNIIIVAEGAIDKHGKAITSDDIKTLVVKRLGYDTRVTILGHVQRGGTPSAFDRILGSRMGVEAVMALLEGTPDTPACVVSLSGNQAVRLPLMECVQLTKDVTTAMNEGRFDDALKLRGRSFQNNWNVYKLLAHIRPPSTKSGYTLAVLNVGAPAAGMNAAVRSTVRIGLIHGHQMLAVHDGFEGLAYGKVEEISWERVGGWTGLGGSKLGTKRTLPKKYFEEISTNISNFGIHGLIIIGGFEAFTGSLELMEGRAKYEELCIPLCIIPATVSNNVPGSDFSIGADTALNTITTTCDRIKQSAAGTKRRVFIIETMGGFCGYLATMAGLAAGADAAYIYEEHFNIRDLQVNVEHLTEKMKTTVKRGLVLRNERCNENYTTDFIYNVYSEEGKGIFDCRKNVLGHMQQGGTPTPFDRNFGTKMGAKAVAWITGKIKECSRHGRIFANTADSACLLGMRKRSLVFQPITELKEQTDFEHRIPKEQWWLKLRPILKILAKYNIELDTSEKAHLEHITRKGISLESNI; translated from the exons ATGGCGCAGACGCCGCTGGGACACGGCCACGCCGAGAGCCTGGGCGCCGGCAAAGCCATCGCCGTCCTCACCTCCGGGGGGGACGCCCAGG GCATGAACGCGGCCGTCCGTGCGGCGGTGCGGGTGGGCATCTACACCGGCGCCAAGGTCTACTTCGTGCACGAG GGCTACCAAGGGCTGGTGGACGGTGGGGACAACATCAAGGAGGCCACGTGGGAGAGCGTCTCCATGATGCTACAGCTG GGGGGTACGGTCATCGGTAGCGCCCGGTGTCAGGATTTTCGGACGCACGAGGGACGCCTGAAAGCCGCCCGGAACCTGGTAAAACGCGGCATCACCAACCTCTGCGTCATCGGCGGCGACGGCAGCCTCACCGGCGCCGATACCTTTCGGGCCGAGTGGAGCAGCCTCTTGGCCGAGCTGGTGAAAATgg GGGGGATCACAGCGGAGGAGGCGAAGAAATCGAGTCACCTGAACATCGTGGGCATGGTGGGCTCCATCGACAACGACTTCTGCGGCACTGACATGACCATCGGCACCGACTCGGCGCTGCACCGTATCACGGAGATCGTGGATGCCATCACCACCACGGCCCAGAG CCACCAACGGACCTTCGTGTTGGAGGTGATGGGTCGCCACTGCGG CTACCTGGCGCTCATCACTGCCCTGGCCTGCGGCGCCGACTGGGTCTTCATCCCCGAGTCCCCTCCTGAGGACGACTGGGAAGACCACTTGTGCCGGCGGCTGACGGAG acccgcCTGGGCGGCTCAAGGCTGAACATCATCATCGTGGCCGAGGGCGCCATCGACAAGCACGGCAAGGCCATCACCTCCGACGATATCAAAACC CTGGTGGTGAAGCGTTTGGGATACGACACCCGCGTCACCATCTTGGGCCACGTCCAGCGCGGCGGGACGCCCTCCGCCTTCGACCGCATCCTG ggcaGCCGGATGGGTGTTGAAGCTGTCATGGCTCTGCTGGAGGGGACCCCCGACACCCCCGCCTGCGTCGTCAGCCTCTCGGGCAACCAAGCCGTGCGCCTGCCCCTTATGGAGTGCGTCCAGTTG ACCAAAGACGTGACGACGGCGATGAACGAGGGGCGCTTCGACGACGCCCTGAAGCTGCGGGGCCG GAGTTTCCAAAACAACTGGAACGTGTACAAGCTGCTGGCACACATCCGCCCCCCCTCCACCAAG AGCGGCTACACGCTGGCCGTGCTCAACGTGGGCGCCCCGGCCGCCGGCATGAACGCGGCCGTCAGGTCGACCGTGCGGATCGGCCTCATCCACGGGCACCAGATGCTGGCGGTGCACGACGGCTTCGAAGGGCTCGCCTACGGGAAG GTGGAAGAGATCAGCTGGGAGAGGGTCGGCGGCTGGACGGGGCTGGGAGGATCCAAACTGGGGACGAAGAG GACCTTGCCcaagaaatattttgaggaaatCAGCACCAACATCAGCAACTTTGGCATCCACGGGCTGATCATCATCGGCGGCTTCGAG GCTTTCACGGGCAGCCTGGAGCTGATGGAGGGGAGGGCCAAGTACGAGGAGCTCTGCATCCCGCTCTGCATCATCCCCGCCACCGTCTCCAACAACGTCCCCGGCTCCGACTTCAGCATCGGCGCCGACACCGCGCTCAACACCATCACCACG ACCTGTGACCGCATCAAGCAGTCGGCAGCCGGGACCAAGCGCCGCGTCTTCATCATCGAGACCATGGGCGGCTTCTGTGGCTACTTGGCCACCATGGCGGGGCTGGCGGCCGGCGCCGATGCTGCCTACATCTACGAGGAGCACTTCAACATCCGCGACCTGCAG GTCAACGTGGAGCATTTAACCGAGAAGATGAAGACGACGGTGAAGAGGGGGCTGGTGCTCAG GAACGAGCGGTGCAACGAGAACTACACCACCGACTTCATCTACAACGTCTACTCGGAGGAAGGGAAGGGCATCTTCGACTGCCGGAAAAACGTCCTGGGACACATGCAGCAG GGCGGCACCCCGACCCCCTTCGACAGGAATTTCGGCACCAAAATGGGTGCCAAGGCGGTGGCCTGGATCACCGGGAAGATCAAGGAGTGCTCCCGACACG GTCGGATCTTTGCCAACACGGCCGACTCGGCTTGTCTGCTGGGCATGCGCAAGCGCAGCCTCGTCTTCCAGCCCATCACCGAGCTCAAGGAGCAGACGGACTTCGA GCACCGCATCCCGAAGGAACAGTGGTGGCTGAAGCTTCGTCCCATCCTAAAAATCCTGGCCAAGTACAACATCGAGCTGGACACCTCGgagaaagcccacctggagcacATCACGCGCAAGGGGATCTCGCTCGAGTCCAACATCTAA
- the ASB8 gene encoding ankyrin repeat and SOCS box protein 8 → MWYIMQSIQSKYSLSERLIRTIAAIRSFPRDNVEDLIGRGADVNCMHGTLKPLHCACMVADADCVELLLQKGAEVNALDGYNRTALHYAAEKDETCVEILLEYGANPNALDGNKDTPLHWAAFKNNAECVRSLLENGALVNARDYNNDTPLSWAAMKGNLESVSILLDFGAEVRVVNLKGQTPISRLVALLVRGLGTEREDSCFDLLHRAIGHFELRKNGSMPWEVTRDQQLCEKLTLLCSVPGTLQTLSRYAVRRSLGVRFLPEAVKQLPLPTCLKEYVLLLS, encoded by the exons ATGTGGTACATCATGCAGAGCATCCAGAGCAAGTATTCGCTGTCGGAGCGGCTCATCCGCACCATCGCCGCCATCCGCTCCTTTCCGCGGGACAACGTGGAGGATCTTATCGGCAGG GGCGCGGATGTGAACTGCATGCACGGCACCCTGAAACCGCTGCACTGCGCCTGTATGGTGGCTGACGCCGACTGCGtcgagctgctgctgcagaaaggagCGGAG gtCAACGCCCTGGATGGCTACAACCGAACAGCCCTTCACTACGCGGCGGAAAAGGACGAAACCTGCGTGGAAATCCTCCTGGAGTACGGGGCCAACCCCAACGCGCTGGACGGCAACAAGGACACCCCGCTCCACTGGGCCGCCTTCAAGAACAACGCCGAGTGCGTGCGGTCGCTGCTGGAGAACGGCGCTTTGGTGAACGCCCGCGATTACAACAACGACACGCCGCTCAGCTGGGCAGCCATGAAGGGTAACCTGGAGAGCGTCAGCATCCTGCTCGACTTCGGGGCGGAGGTTCGGGTGGTTAATTTGAAAGGTCAAACCCCCATCTCGCGATTGGTGGCGTTGCTGGTTCGGGGATTGGGTACGGAACGCGAGGATTCCTGCTTCGATCTTCTCCATCGAGCTATCGGACATTTTGAGCTGAGAAAAAACGGCAGCATGCCCTGGGAGGTGACCAGGGATCAGCAGCTCTGTGAAAAGCTCACCCTGCTCTGCTCGGTCCCCGGTACCCTACAGACGCTGTCGCGTTACGCCGTGCGCCGCAGCCTGGGCGTGCGGTTCCTGCCGGAGGCGGTGAAGCAGCTGCCCTTGCCCACCTGCCTGAAGGAGTACGTCTTGCTCCTTAGCTAA